AGCAGCAGTGGATCACCCCCTTCACCACGGGGGAGAAGGTTGGCTGCTTCGCTCTCAGCGAGCCAGGTAAGGAGTGTGGGAATGGGGaagtgcctctctctctctcttccccctcctcccccaggaAGCAGTGATCCAGGTGCCAGGTTGGTTTGTAACCCTCCCTCTCCCATTCTCTCAGGGAATGGCAGTGACGCTGGCGCTGCTTCCACAGTGGCCCGGCTGGAGGGGGATCACTGGGTGCTGAACGGAACCAAGGCCTGGATCACAAACAGCTGGGACGCCTCCGCCACCGTCGTCTTCGCGACAACAGACAAGGCGCTGAAACACAAGGTGACTGCGCCCCCAACACACACACGGGGTACTgcacccccaaacacacacacaggggtactGCACCCCCAAACATACACACAGGGGTACTGCACACCCAAACGCACACACAGGGGTActgcacaacaaacacacacacaggggtattgcacccccaaacacacacactggggtattgcacccccaaacacacacacaggggtattGCACACCCAAACGCACACACGGGTActgcacaacaaacacacacacagggggaaACAAGACCGCTGAGAAACAGCAGGTGGCTTTGCTCCCAACCACAGTGTTTAATGTTCTGGATAAAGGACACCGACAGGGTGACTTCTACCTGTGGCCACCAGGTGGAATCCTAACGCTTCAGTGCTGGGTTTAGGGGTGGGGAgggtgtcgtgtgtgtgtgtgtgtgtgtgtgttttgtgaggTGGGGAgggtgtcgtgtgtgtgtgttgagaggTGGGGAGGGTGTCGTGTGTGTTTAAGAGGTGGGCGGATGTTGCTTTTATCAGTATTACAGGGTGAAAGTTGttattatttgtcatttttatggcTTTGAAGTACGTCCATCTCTCCCTCTCatttcccctctcccctctctctccccctctcaggGTATCAGTGCGTTCCTGGTGCCCATGCCCACCCCCGGCCTCTCTCTGGGTAAGAAGGAGGACAAGCTAGGGATCCGCGCCTCGTCCACGGCCAACCTGATCTTCGAGGACTGCCGCGTCCCCAAGGGCAACCTGCTGGGACAGCCCGGCATGGGCTTCAAGATCGCCATGGTAACAGGGGAGACAGGGTGGGCAGGGGTTTAGAAATACCAGTCTGCCCTGTAATGAAGTGTTTAAATAAGCAGATGTAGTAAAGATGTTAGGGGTCCCAGCGGCAGAGCGTGCCCaacccttttctctctctccctgcagcAGACCCTGGACAGCGGGCGAGTCGGCATTGCTGCGCAGGCTCTGGGGATCGCTCAGGCCGCGCTGGACTGCGCTGTCGACTATGCAGAGAAGAGGATGGCCTTCGGGGCTCCCATCAGCAAGCTGCAGGGCATCCAGGTAGGGCTCTTCAGTAGTGCTACTCAGAGTGGATTCCAACCAGACCCTCTTAAATTCctcaccctccctctctccttctcatAGTTCAAGCTGGCAGACATGGCCCTAGCTCTGGAGGGCGCTCGGCTGCTGACCTGGAGAGCTGCCATGCTGAAGGACAATGGGAAGCCCTACACCAAGGTAGCCagcctacccctacccctaccctaGCTCAAATCCCTGGCACCAGCTTGTTTCAATAACACAATGAAACAGGGATGGAGGCAGAGCTAGCTTGTGTTTTGTCTAGAAGCCATTCTCAATGTCCTCAGTGATCGAGAAAGTCTTCCAGCAGATACATTTTATCAAACAGTTTTAGATGTTTAGGTACTACAAAAATAACTTGAACCCAGTTCTGGGTGTTGATATTCTTAGACCGTGTTTCCTTTTTCCTCAGGAAGCTGCGATGGCGAAGCTGGCTGCCTCTGAAGCTGCAACATTCATCTCACACCAGGTAAGAAACAGAAGGTGTTCCATCCTGTCCCTCTCCAGCAGTGATGAGAAGAACCAGGGCTTTCTGAACAGTGCCCACCTTTCTGAGCTCTGCAGATGCAGGCTTGGAGAGcagtgagggtgtggaatgggtgcCCTGACCACGTTGTGGGTGCTCTATCAGTGCGATCCCAATGaggaatggcctcctctcgcttgtgTTTGTTTCCTAAATTCAGGGGATactttgacttgttttttttgtatttttctcatGTATTTGTTCAGTTCCTACAGTGCCCCCACCCTGCATGTGTGTTTTCTTCATGTATGTGTGCAGTATATACCACAGCCAATATGATGCTGGCTGCATATTTCAGATGTGTTATAtgtagttttataaatgtaaGATGATTTGCATTAAATACGTTCATAAAAATCACGTAAATATACTGTCACGATATAGTCTGAGATTTTgtgaagtcatgttttttttttaacgtgcaGGCGATCCAGGTTCTCGGGGGAATGGGTTACGTGACGGACATGCCGGCAGAGAGACACTACCGGGACGCACGCATCACCGAAATCTACGAGGGCACGAGCGAGATCCAGCGCCTGGTCATCGCTAACCAAGTCCTCAAGGACTACCGCAGCTAGAGCAGGACTGGGAGGGAGTTTGAATCTCTAACCAGGTCTTCAGGGACTAACACTGCTAGAGCAGGACTGGGAGGGAGTTTGAATCTCTAACCAGGTCCTCAGGGACCAACACTGCTAGAGCAGGTGCCATATTGTGTCTAATCAATGTCATGATAAATGCAGTATGGATGCAAGGTACAGCGTCTCTTTAAAAttcacacaaaaacactgcagctcGATTCTCTCTGATTATTAACAATCTtctgtttttgtgtaaatattttcaGGAGGTAATTTTTGTGCAAAGCCAGGTTGAGTTGTTATACACATTACCTCcacaatatgtataatatataggatatatatatctatatatatatatatatatctatatatatatatatatatatatatatatatatatacatacacacacacacatttttattttttttgtaaaaatgattcaataaagtaattatatttaataagtgTCCTGGTCTGTTACAGAGGTATGCAATGTTTGGAGGGAAAAAAGCTATCACTAAACGAACTGTATTTGTTCAGAAGacaaacatttttagtttttaatttcattaagTATTTGGGCAGGTGTGGCTGTTTCTTGGGTATTTTATCCTTCAAGTTTTAACTAGAAGGAAAATCACAAGATCTTTCATAAACATTAGTTTTG
Above is a window of Polyodon spathula isolate WHYD16114869_AA chromosome 25, ASM1765450v1, whole genome shotgun sequence DNA encoding:
- the acads gene encoding short-chain specific acyl-CoA dehydrogenase, mitochondrial — protein: MAALLSCARKALLPGSLRRLHTVYQMAELPETHEMLRQTCRDFADRELCPIAAQLDKEHRYPAEQVRKMGAMGLMAVEVPEQFGGAGLDYLAYAIGVEEISRGCASTGVVMSVNNSLYLGPVLKFGSEEQKQQWITPFTTGEKVGCFALSEPGNGSDAGAASTVARLEGDHWVLNGTKAWITNSWDASATVVFATTDKALKHKGISAFLVPMPTPGLSLGKKEDKLGIRASSTANLIFEDCRVPKGNLLGQPGMGFKIAMQTLDSGRVGIAAQALGIAQAALDCAVDYAEKRMAFGAPISKLQGIQFKLADMALALEGARLLTWRAAMLKDNGKPYTKEAAMAKLAASEAATFISHQAIQVLGGMGYVTDMPAERHYRDARITEIYEGTSEIQRLVIANQVLKDYRS